A single Sphingopyxis chilensis DNA region contains:
- the rnc gene encoding ribonuclease III has translation MSDPLDTGALAGIIGCSPDDPALYDLALTHGSTGRADYQRLEFLGDRVLGLVIASELYTRFPSASEGEMSSRLHVLASGATCAAIAHKLDLTALIRFGAQARNDGGRYSDNIAADAIEALIGALYLDQGMEGARAFILAHWNEMIAGQQAAPKHPKAALQEWALARKRRPPEYEIVAREGPDHAPRFRVAVSVGKLARAEAEGASKQAAEKAAAAALLAELEGMKI, from the coding sequence TTGAGCGACCCACTCGATACCGGGGCGCTCGCCGGGATCATCGGCTGCAGCCCGGACGACCCGGCGCTTTACGACCTGGCTCTGACGCACGGCAGCACCGGGCGCGCCGATTATCAGCGGCTCGAATTTCTTGGCGACCGGGTGCTCGGGCTCGTCATCGCGTCCGAACTCTACACGCGCTTTCCCTCCGCCAGCGAAGGCGAGATGTCGTCGCGCCTGCATGTGCTCGCCTCGGGTGCGACCTGCGCCGCTATCGCGCACAAGCTCGACCTGACGGCGCTGATCCGTTTCGGCGCGCAGGCGCGCAACGACGGTGGGCGCTACAGCGACAATATTGCCGCCGACGCGATCGAGGCGCTGATCGGTGCGCTCTATCTCGATCAGGGGATGGAGGGCGCTCGCGCGTTCATCCTGGCGCATTGGAACGAGATGATCGCCGGGCAGCAGGCGGCGCCCAAACACCCCAAAGCGGCGCTGCAGGAATGGGCGCTCGCGCGAAAACGCCGCCCGCCCGAATATGAAATAGTCGCGCGCGAAGGCCCCGACCATGCCCCGCGCTTTCGCGTCGCGGTCAGCGTCGGAAAACTGGCCCGGGCAGAGGCCGAGGGCGCATCGAAACAGGCGGCCGAAAAGGCTGCGGCGGCAGCTCTGCTCGCCGAACTCGAAGGAATGAAAATATGA
- the lepB gene encoding signal peptidase I produces the protein MSAKEEAVDTVRFLALLAIAVLIFRSFFLSPFNIPSESMQPRLLIGDYLLVNKMAYGYSKYSLPFSAPLIPGRIFPRTPERGDVVVFKAPPVNDNDYIKRVIGLPGDSVQVRGGIVWLNGKPLQREAMSDFVIPVTPNMIEASRATGTLPCYAPEFEELAADGQRQCRYKQFKETLPSGKSYAILDITTIPEDDTPLVVVPEGHLFLMGDNRDRSADSRFPAMENQGIGLVPEENLVGHALVGMFSTDGSASWINPISWFTAARWGRIGEGF, from the coding sequence GTGTCCGCCAAGGAAGAGGCGGTCGATACCGTCCGCTTCCTCGCGCTACTCGCGATCGCGGTGCTGATTTTCCGCAGCTTTTTCCTGTCGCCCTTCAATATCCCGTCGGAATCGATGCAGCCGCGCCTCCTGATCGGCGATTATCTGCTCGTGAACAAGATGGCCTATGGCTATTCGAAATACAGCCTGCCATTCAGCGCGCCGCTGATCCCCGGGCGGATATTTCCCCGCACGCCCGAGCGCGGCGATGTCGTCGTGTTCAAGGCGCCGCCGGTCAACGACAACGACTATATCAAGCGCGTGATCGGCCTGCCGGGCGACAGCGTGCAAGTGAGGGGCGGCATCGTGTGGCTGAACGGCAAGCCGCTTCAGCGCGAGGCGATGTCCGATTTCGTCATCCCGGTGACCCCCAACATGATCGAGGCCTCGCGCGCGACGGGCACCCTGCCCTGTTACGCGCCCGAGTTCGAAGAGCTTGCCGCCGACGGCCAACGCCAGTGCCGCTACAAGCAGTTCAAGGAAACGCTGCCCAGCGGCAAGAGCTACGCGATCCTCGACATCACGACGATCCCGGAAGACGATACCCCGCTCGTCGTCGTGCCCGAGGGGCATCTGTTCCTGATGGGCGACAACCGCGATCGCAGCGCCGACAGCCGTTTCCCCGCGATGGAAAATCAGGGCATCGGCCTCGTCCCCGAGGAAAATCTGGTCGGCCACGCGCTGGTCGGGATGTTCTCGACCGACGGGTCGGCAAGCTGGATCAACCCGATCAGCTGGTTCACCGCCGCGCGCTGGGGACGAATCGGGGAAGGTTTTTGA